The following coding sequences are from one Bos indicus x Bos taurus breed Angus x Brahman F1 hybrid chromosome 5, Bos_hybrid_MaternalHap_v2.0, whole genome shotgun sequence window:
- the POU6F1 gene encoding POU domain, class 6, transcription factor 1 isoform X2, whose product MDPGAGPDSSLTVNEQVIVMSGHETIRVLEVGVDAQIPAEEEGKALEAVATEGSQSGGPAEAGEAAGEAGPDNPDSSMEATVKSLPGMPSSPAPAVATFSQAPCQPQASQTLTPLAVQAAPQVLTQENLATVLTGVMVPAGAVTQPLLIPISIAGQVAGQQGLAVWTIPTATVAALPGLTAASPTGGIFKPPLAGLQAAVLNTALPAPVQAAPPAQPSSPAQPRPPAQPQTLFQPQPLLQTTPAILPQPTAATATAPTPKSVDTPTQITVQPAGFAFSPGIISAASLGGQTQILGSLTTTPVIANAIPSMPGISSQILTNAQGQVIGTLPWVVNSASVAAPAPAQSLQVQAVTPQLLLNAQGQVIATLASSPLPPPVAVRKPSTPESPAKSEVQPIQPTPAMPQPAVVIASPAPAAKPAASAPIPITCSETPTVSQLVSKPHTPSLDEDGINLEEIREFAKNFKIRRLSLGLTQTQVGQALTATEGPAYSQSAICRFEKLDITPKSAQKLKPVLEKWLHEAELRNQEGQQNLMEFVGGEPSKKRKRRTSFTPQAIEALNAYFEKNPLPTGQEITEIAKELNYDREVVRVWFCNRRQTLKNTSKLNVFQIP is encoded by the exons ATGGATCCTGGAGCCGGGCCAGACTCATCTCTGACTGTCAATGAGCAG GTCATCGTGATGTCAGGCCATGAGACCATCCGAGTTTTGGAGGTTGGAGTGGATGCCCAGATCCCTGCTGAGGAGGAGGGCAAAGCGCTGGAAGCTGTGGCCACTGAGGGCTCCCAGAGTGGAGGCCCTGCTGAAGCTGGTGAAGCTGCTGGTGAAGCTGGCCCAGACAACCCAGACTCCTCCATGGAGGCAACTG tgaagtcacttccGGGGATGCCTTCGAGCCCTGCCCCTGCCGTTGCCACCTTCAGCCAAGCTCCATGCCAGCCTCAGGCATCACAGACCCTGACGCCACTGGCTGTACAAGCTGCCCCCCAG GTCTTGACTCAGGAAAACTTAGCCACAGTTCTGACAGGAGTTATGGTTCCAGCAGGGGCAGTTACTCAACCTCTTCTTATCCCCATCAGTATTGCAGGTCAAGTGGCTGGTCAACAGGGGCTGGCCGTGTGGACAATTCCTACTGCAACCGTGGCTGCCCTCCCAGGACTGACCGCTGCTTCTCCCACGGGGGGAATTTTCAAGCCACCTTTAGCCGGTCTCCAAG CTGCCGTGCTGAACACCGCTCTCCCGGCGCCTGTACAAGCCGCCCCACCAGCCCAGCCCTCCTCGCCTGCCCAGCCCCGACCACCGGCCCAGCCCCAGACGCTGTTCCAGCCCCAGCCACTGCTGCAGACCACACCGGCCATTCTACCGCAGCCCACTGCTGCCACcgccactgcccccacccccaagtctgTGGACACCCCCACACAGATCACCGTTCAGCCTGCAGGCTTCGCATTCAGCCCGGGAATC ATCAGTGCTGCCTCCCTCGGGGGACAGACCCAGATCCTGGGCTCCCTCACCACAACTCCGGTCATTGCCAACGCCATTCCCAGCATGCCAGGGATCAGCAGTCAGATTCTCACCAACGCTCAGGGTCAG GTTATTGGAACACTTCCTTGGGTAGTGAACTCGGCTAGCGTGGCGGCCCCAGCACCGGCCCAAAGCCTGCAGGTCCAGGCTGTGACCCCCCAGCTGTTGTTGAACGCCCAGGGCCAGGTGATCGCGACCCTGGCCAGcagccccctgcctcctcctgtgGCTGTCCGGAAGCCAAGCACTCCTGAGTCCCCTGCTAAGAGTGAG GTGCAGCCCATCCAGCCCACACCAGCCATGCCCCAGCCGGCCGTGGTCATCGCCAGCCCAGCCCCAGCAGCCAAGCCTGCTGCCTCTGCTCCTATCCCGATCACCTGCTCAGAGACCCCTACGGTCAGCCAGCTGGTGTCCA AGCCACATACCCCAAGTCTGGATGAGGACGGGATCAACTTAGAAGAGATCCGGGAGTTTGCCAAGAACTTTAAGATCCGGCGGCTATCCCTGGGCCTCACACAGACCCAGGTGGGTCAGGCTCTGACTGCAACGGAAGGCCCAGCCTACAGCCAGTCAGCCATCTGCCG GTTTGAGAAGCTGGACATCACGCCCAAGAGTGCCCAGAAGCTGAAGCCGGTGCTGGAGAAGTGGCTGCATGAAGCTGAACTCCGGAACCAGGAAGGCCAGCAGAACCTGATGGAGTTTGTGGGAGGTGAGCCCTCCAAGAAACGTAAGCGCCGCACCTCCTTTACCCCCCAGGCCATAGAGGCTCTCAATGCCTACTTCGAGAAGAACCCGCTGCCCACAGGCCAGGAGATCACCGAGATTGCAAAGGAGCTCAACTATGACCGGGAAGTTGTGCGGGTCTGGTTCTGCAACCGGCGCCAGACACTCAAGAACACCAGCAAGCTGAACGTCTTTCAGATCCCTTAG
- the POU6F1 gene encoding POU domain, class 6, transcription factor 1 isoform X1, with the protein MDPGAGPDSSLTVNEQVIVMSGHETIRVLEVGVDAQIPAEEEGKALEAVATEGSQSGGPAEAGEAAGEAGPDNPDSSMEATVKSLPGMPSSPAPAVATFSQAPCQPQASQTLTPLAVQAAPQVLTQENLATVLTGVMVPAGAVTQPLLIPISIAGQVAGQQGLAVWTIPTATVAALPGLTAASPTGGIFKPPLAGLQAAAVLNTALPAPVQAAPPAQPSSPAQPRPPAQPQTLFQPQPLLQTTPAILPQPTAATATAPTPKSVDTPTQITVQPAGFAFSPGIISAASLGGQTQILGSLTTTPVIANAIPSMPGISSQILTNAQGQVIGTLPWVVNSASVAAPAPAQSLQVQAVTPQLLLNAQGQVIATLASSPLPPPVAVRKPSTPESPAKSEVQPIQPTPAMPQPAVVIASPAPAAKPAASAPIPITCSETPTVSQLVSKPHTPSLDEDGINLEEIREFAKNFKIRRLSLGLTQTQVGQALTATEGPAYSQSAICRFEKLDITPKSAQKLKPVLEKWLHEAELRNQEGQQNLMEFVGGEPSKKRKRRTSFTPQAIEALNAYFEKNPLPTGQEITEIAKELNYDREVVRVWFCNRRQTLKNTSKLNVFQIP; encoded by the exons ATGGATCCTGGAGCCGGGCCAGACTCATCTCTGACTGTCAATGAGCAG GTCATCGTGATGTCAGGCCATGAGACCATCCGAGTTTTGGAGGTTGGAGTGGATGCCCAGATCCCTGCTGAGGAGGAGGGCAAAGCGCTGGAAGCTGTGGCCACTGAGGGCTCCCAGAGTGGAGGCCCTGCTGAAGCTGGTGAAGCTGCTGGTGAAGCTGGCCCAGACAACCCAGACTCCTCCATGGAGGCAACTG tgaagtcacttccGGGGATGCCTTCGAGCCCTGCCCCTGCCGTTGCCACCTTCAGCCAAGCTCCATGCCAGCCTCAGGCATCACAGACCCTGACGCCACTGGCTGTACAAGCTGCCCCCCAG GTCTTGACTCAGGAAAACTTAGCCACAGTTCTGACAGGAGTTATGGTTCCAGCAGGGGCAGTTACTCAACCTCTTCTTATCCCCATCAGTATTGCAGGTCAAGTGGCTGGTCAACAGGGGCTGGCCGTGTGGACAATTCCTACTGCAACCGTGGCTGCCCTCCCAGGACTGACCGCTGCTTCTCCCACGGGGGGAATTTTCAAGCCACCTTTAGCCGGTCTCCAAG CAGCTGCCGTGCTGAACACCGCTCTCCCGGCGCCTGTACAAGCCGCCCCACCAGCCCAGCCCTCCTCGCCTGCCCAGCCCCGACCACCGGCCCAGCCCCAGACGCTGTTCCAGCCCCAGCCACTGCTGCAGACCACACCGGCCATTCTACCGCAGCCCACTGCTGCCACcgccactgcccccacccccaagtctgTGGACACCCCCACACAGATCACCGTTCAGCCTGCAGGCTTCGCATTCAGCCCGGGAATC ATCAGTGCTGCCTCCCTCGGGGGACAGACCCAGATCCTGGGCTCCCTCACCACAACTCCGGTCATTGCCAACGCCATTCCCAGCATGCCAGGGATCAGCAGTCAGATTCTCACCAACGCTCAGGGTCAG GTTATTGGAACACTTCCTTGGGTAGTGAACTCGGCTAGCGTGGCGGCCCCAGCACCGGCCCAAAGCCTGCAGGTCCAGGCTGTGACCCCCCAGCTGTTGTTGAACGCCCAGGGCCAGGTGATCGCGACCCTGGCCAGcagccccctgcctcctcctgtgGCTGTCCGGAAGCCAAGCACTCCTGAGTCCCCTGCTAAGAGTGAG GTGCAGCCCATCCAGCCCACACCAGCCATGCCCCAGCCGGCCGTGGTCATCGCCAGCCCAGCCCCAGCAGCCAAGCCTGCTGCCTCTGCTCCTATCCCGATCACCTGCTCAGAGACCCCTACGGTCAGCCAGCTGGTGTCCA AGCCACATACCCCAAGTCTGGATGAGGACGGGATCAACTTAGAAGAGATCCGGGAGTTTGCCAAGAACTTTAAGATCCGGCGGCTATCCCTGGGCCTCACACAGACCCAGGTGGGTCAGGCTCTGACTGCAACGGAAGGCCCAGCCTACAGCCAGTCAGCCATCTGCCG GTTTGAGAAGCTGGACATCACGCCCAAGAGTGCCCAGAAGCTGAAGCCGGTGCTGGAGAAGTGGCTGCATGAAGCTGAACTCCGGAACCAGGAAGGCCAGCAGAACCTGATGGAGTTTGTGGGAGGTGAGCCCTCCAAGAAACGTAAGCGCCGCACCTCCTTTACCCCCCAGGCCATAGAGGCTCTCAATGCCTACTTCGAGAAGAACCCGCTGCCCACAGGCCAGGAGATCACCGAGATTGCAAAGGAGCTCAACTATGACCGGGAAGTTGTGCGGGTCTGGTTCTGCAACCGGCGCCAGACACTCAAGAACACCAGCAAGCTGAACGTCTTTCAGATCCCTTAG